One genomic segment of Deinococcus roseus includes these proteins:
- the glsA gene encoding glutaminase A produces the protein MTETMTEPASANPDQTLTPEHLMHHLQHVYNILRHDAAGSLPDYIPELSQANPAHFALSVTLKSGQTLQVGDCEARFTLQSLSKPFGYALALQTCGQDAVEGVVNTEPSGDGFNSIRLDEGKFRPDNPMVNAGALAISSLLLERHGAHALQQLQNLFQQILGRDLPTDARVFTSENRTAHRNRAIVHLMHNLGMVQQDPEQILRLYLQQCALQVQVQDLSRLAATLALGGKIPGQTLQALPKGVVRQVLSVMFSCGMYNSAGEWACKVGLPAKSGVSGGLMAASPGKLGIAVYSPLLNAYGHSHRGVLACQMLARRLKLHLFQLEATP, from the coding sequence ATGACCGAAACCATGACTGAACCTGCTTCCGCAAATCCAGACCAGACCCTGACCCCAGAGCACCTCATGCACCACCTGCAGCACGTTTACAACATCCTCAGGCACGATGCTGCAGGATCGCTGCCAGATTACATTCCAGAACTGTCGCAGGCCAACCCTGCCCATTTTGCCCTCAGTGTGACCCTGAAAAGCGGTCAAACCCTGCAGGTGGGAGACTGCGAGGCCCGTTTCACCCTGCAATCCCTCTCCAAGCCTTTTGGATATGCACTGGCCCTGCAGACCTGTGGTCAGGACGCCGTGGAAGGCGTGGTGAACACCGAACCCAGCGGAGATGGTTTCAATTCCATCCGGCTGGACGAAGGCAAATTCAGACCCGACAACCCCATGGTCAATGCCGGTGCGCTGGCCATCAGCAGTTTGCTGCTGGAAAGGCATGGAGCACATGCCCTGCAGCAGCTTCAAAACCTGTTTCAACAGATCCTGGGGCGTGACCTGCCCACAGATGCCCGGGTCTTCACCTCGGAAAACCGCACCGCCCACCGCAACCGGGCCATCGTGCACCTGATGCACAACCTGGGCATGGTGCAGCAGGACCCCGAACAGATCCTCAGGCTGTATTTGCAGCAGTGTGCCTTGCAAGTGCAGGTGCAGGACCTCTCCAGACTGGCGGCCACCCTGGCCCTGGGCGGAAAAATTCCAGGTCAAACCCTGCAGGCCTTGCCCAAAGGCGTGGTCCGACAGGTGCTCAGCGTGATGTTCAGTTGCGGCATGTACAACAGCGCAGGAGAGTGGGCCTGCAAGGTGGGCCTTCCCGCCAAAAGTGGGGTCAGTGGAGGTTTGATGGCCGCCAGTCCGGGAAAACTGGGTATTGCGGTGTATTCCCCCCTGCTCAATGCCTATGGGCACAGCCACCGGGGTGTGCTGGCCTGCCAGATGCTGGCCCGCCGTCTGAAACTGCACCTGTTCCAGCTGGAGGCCACCCCATGA
- a CDS encoding LacI family DNA-binding transcriptional regulator yields the protein MAQFITVKDVAREAGVSTATISRVLNNTGPVAQETRERIEAAIEKLNYQPNVVAQELVRGRSSVIGILTQHSTAPFYGDILNGITDGLQNTTYQPLFAHGFWSTEKERAALQVLISRRVDALIVVSGDVPDEDLIRLSEKLPLVVVAREVPGLEKRCLHVDNVRGGYLATRHLLDLGHRKIVHITGYQLSPHQFDARDRLQGYRQAMQEAGIEVQPEWVVEGNFTEESGVQAVDRLIQQEVQFTAVFAGNDQMAFGARLALHQHGLMVPEAVSVVGYDDLTVSRYAVPPLTTVRQPAHKMGVTAAKLTLSLLGKSRFVMPVFSNELVVRKSTRKLQR from the coding sequence ATGGCTCAATTCATCACCGTCAAAGACGTCGCCCGTGAGGCTGGAGTGTCCACCGCCACCATTTCTCGCGTGCTCAACAACACCGGACCTGTGGCCCAGGAAACCCGTGAACGCATTGAAGCGGCCATCGAGAAGCTGAACTACCAGCCCAACGTGGTGGCCCAGGAACTGGTGCGGGGGCGCTCCTCGGTGATTGGCATCCTCACACAGCACAGCACCGCTCCGTTTTATGGGGACATCCTCAACGGCATCACCGATGGTCTGCAGAACACCACCTACCAGCCGCTCTTTGCCCACGGTTTCTGGTCCACCGAGAAGGAAAGGGCCGCCCTGCAGGTGCTGATCTCCAGAAGGGTGGACGCCCTGATTGTGGTGTCTGGAGATGTGCCAGACGAAGATTTGATCCGGCTCTCCGAGAAATTGCCGCTGGTGGTGGTGGCCCGTGAAGTGCCCGGTCTGGAAAAACGTTGCCTGCATGTGGACAACGTGCGGGGTGGGTATCTCGCCACCAGACACCTGCTGGACCTGGGGCACCGCAAGATCGTGCACATCACCGGGTACCAGCTTTCCCCGCACCAGTTTGATGCCAGGGACCGCCTGCAGGGATACCGCCAGGCCATGCAGGAAGCGGGCATCGAAGTGCAACCCGAATGGGTGGTGGAGGGAAATTTCACCGAGGAATCCGGGGTTCAGGCTGTGGACAGGCTGATCCAGCAGGAGGTGCAGTTCACTGCGGTGTTTGCGGGGAACGACCAGATGGCCTTTGGTGCCCGTCTGGCCCTCCACCAGCATGGCCTGATGGTGCCTGAAGCTGTTTCGGTGGTGGGTTATGACGATCTGACGGTGTCCCGTTATGCCGTTCCGCCCCTGACCACGGTGAGACAGCCTGCCCACAAGATGGGCGTCACAGCAGCGAAACTCACCCTCAGTTTGCTGGGCAAGTCGCGCTTTGTGATGCCAGTGTTCTCCAATGAACTGGTGGTGCGCAAATCCACCCGCAAATTGCAGCGCTGA
- a CDS encoding carbohydrate-binding protein, whose translation MTFRHTALLMISCSLITSCAAVAVPNPTVPTPRAGPVQEWLTTPDQSKLLSAESALSFAQDGGEMYPTITVDEGRTYQQMEGVGAAFTDSSTWLLQKKLSAAQRKAALEMLFDAEKGIGLDYTRIPMGGTDLALSHYSYDDLPAGETDPELKKFSIAHDEEYIIPVIKEAQAINKNLKFMASPWSPPGWMKTTGSMIKGSLRPEFYGAFSNYFVKFIQAYGQHGIAIDAITLQNEPQLEPDNYPGMRISAQEKVQIIRDHLGPLFEQQKINSKILAWDFNWDNYDYANQVLSDPGARKYIAGTAWHCYGGDKSAMTQTHDSHPDKGIYFTECSGGTWRPGFAENIKWVASNLIIGAPRNWAKTVVMWGLALDPNGNPHAGGCGTCAGLISIDQTTGEVKPYVDYYVFGHYGKAVRPGAVRIDSATYNLPVPSELESVAFKNPDGSKVLIVLNASSDAQLFKVKEHNSSFYATLPAGSLATFKWSGSGSDNPVPTPPTAPPRNAYKRIEAENYSSMKGVQKEGCTDEGLGQDIGWIDSGDHLVFDQVDFQDGSAKTVSVRVASANQGGTIEFREGSLDGPVIATAEVPGTGGWQNWQTVTVPAKVSKGVQKLYVVFPQSTAFNVNWFQFGK comes from the coding sequence ATGACTTTCAGACACACTGCTCTGCTCATGATCAGCTGTTCCCTCATCACGTCCTGTGCTGCTGTTGCTGTGCCCAATCCCACTGTGCCCACACCCAGAGCTGGACCGGTGCAGGAATGGCTGACCACCCCGGACCAGAGCAAACTGCTCTCTGCAGAAAGTGCGCTCAGTTTTGCCCAGGACGGTGGGGAAATGTATCCCACCATCACCGTGGATGAAGGGCGCACCTACCAGCAAATGGAAGGGGTGGGGGCAGCCTTCACCGACTCCAGCACCTGGCTGTTGCAGAAAAAACTCAGTGCAGCGCAGCGCAAAGCCGCACTGGAAATGCTCTTTGATGCCGAGAAAGGCATCGGTCTGGATTACACCCGCATCCCTATGGGCGGCACCGATCTGGCCCTCAGCCACTACAGCTACGATGACCTGCCCGCAGGTGAAACCGACCCAGAGCTGAAAAAATTCAGCATTGCGCACGATGAGGAATACATCATTCCAGTCATCAAAGAAGCGCAGGCCATCAACAAAAACCTCAAGTTCATGGCTTCCCCCTGGAGCCCTCCCGGCTGGATGAAAACCACGGGAAGCATGATCAAGGGCAGCCTCAGGCCAGAGTTTTACGGTGCGTTCTCCAATTACTTTGTGAAGTTCATTCAGGCTTACGGGCAACATGGCATTGCCATTGATGCCATCACCCTGCAGAACGAACCCCAGCTGGAACCCGACAATTACCCCGGCATGAGGATCAGTGCCCAGGAGAAAGTGCAGATCATCCGGGACCACCTCGGGCCGCTCTTTGAGCAGCAGAAAATCAACAGCAAAATCCTGGCCTGGGATTTCAACTGGGACAACTACGATTATGCCAACCAGGTCCTGAGCGATCCTGGAGCCCGCAAATACATCGCTGGAACGGCCTGGCACTGCTATGGTGGAGACAAATCCGCCATGACCCAGACCCACGACAGCCACCCCGACAAGGGCATTTACTTCACAGAATGCTCCGGGGGCACCTGGCGTCCCGGTTTTGCAGAGAACATCAAATGGGTGGCCAGCAACCTGATCATCGGGGCACCGCGCAACTGGGCCAAAACCGTGGTGATGTGGGGCCTGGCCCTTGATCCCAACGGCAACCCCCACGCTGGCGGATGCGGGACCTGTGCAGGCCTGATTTCCATTGACCAGACCACTGGAGAGGTGAAGCCCTACGTGGATTACTACGTGTTTGGGCATTATGGCAAGGCGGTGCGTCCAGGTGCGGTGCGGATTGATTCTGCCACCTACAACCTGCCGGTGCCCTCGGAGCTGGAAAGCGTGGCCTTCAAAAACCCCGACGGCAGCAAGGTGCTGATCGTGCTGAATGCCAGCAGCGACGCCCAGCTGTTCAAAGTCAAAGAGCACAACTCCAGCTTTTACGCCACCCTCCCTGCAGGTTCACTGGCCACCTTCAAATGGAGCGGATCTGGCAGCGACAATCCTGTCCCCACCCCTCCCACAGCGCCGCCCAGAAACGCCTATAAACGCATTGAGGCCGAGAATTACAGCAGCATGAAAGGGGTGCAGAAAGAAGGCTGCACAGACGAAGGACTGGGCCAGGACATTGGCTGGATCGACAGTGGGGATCATCTGGTGTTCGATCAGGTGGACTTCCAGGACGGCAGTGCCAAAACCGTGAGCGTGCGGGTGGCCAGTGCCAACCAGGGAGGCACGATCGAATTCCGGGAGGGCAGTCTGGATGGTCCCGTGATTGCTACAGCAGAAGTGCCTGGCACGGGAGGCTGGCAGAACTGGCAAACCGTCACTGTTCCTGCCAAAGTCAGCAAAGGTGTCCAGAAACTCTATGTGGTGTTCCCACAGAGCACCGCTTTCAATGTGAACTGGTTCCAGTTCGGGAAATGA
- a CDS encoding diguanylate cyclase, with product MDPPRSVAVLTNELHPYQKAVLAGIRNVLDHHGITTTVYLHQDLHEPEYPAARDFQALIHPDQHLAVIAMTVVIGAHASDEQLHLLLNPFRHLPRAGLGRVLEGIPTVMVDNRSGMRQMMEHLIVQQEKKRLVFVRGIVGNADSEVREEVFCSSLQEHGLEVQEDFVLDGGFSFQATCDALQELLQQRRDFDAVVCANDEMAAATIGVLTQHGIQVPQDVAVVGFDDSEHFRGLTPALTTVRQPFVEQGEALARLVLDQLKGQQVQDIFWVPTELVVRESCGHIPSQNAALQQVDPQLQSHLQPLQMVLTEALRSGNPLGGLQHWKQLLQHQSHLDEEAEKWEHLLALAFEQVVRAHPDVPALPALHSYQQLQQVLSGAVHNAIGIQRNHTVRSVASQPRLFSAHGLAEFKQELGWYLSNNGVGHLVVLLDPEEEGAVPMARLLLLDGMGVPEMEEQFPLLSLLPEDGMQFVVEQHAVVVPLLTEQRMLGYWMYRPVESIHFHDVALGRTVLQAVEQFEQAQKLHNYSTRLEELVDERTHQLREEIQERVWAEQALQRANEELQRHASLDGLTGIYNRGAFNDHLEKLWANHQRSGQPIGMILCDVDFFKKYNDRYGHLEGDRCLKQVAEALSRSVRRGDIVARYGGEEFAVILPGTDLKGALLVAERIMQEMFELQIPHLDSSIRSYVTLSMGVSSLIPDAGSSQALILQADQQLYQAKNQGRGRVRWQEVSG from the coding sequence ATGGATCCTCCCAGAAGTGTGGCCGTCTTGACCAATGAACTCCACCCCTACCAGAAGGCCGTGCTGGCAGGCATCCGCAACGTGCTGGACCACCACGGAATCACCACCACGGTGTATCTTCATCAGGACCTGCACGAACCGGAGTACCCGGCAGCGCGGGATTTTCAGGCCCTGATCCATCCTGACCAGCATCTGGCGGTGATTGCCATGACCGTGGTGATCGGAGCGCATGCCAGCGATGAACAGTTGCACCTCTTGCTGAATCCTTTCCGGCACCTTCCCCGTGCGGGTCTGGGTCGCGTTCTGGAAGGCATTCCCACCGTGATGGTGGACAACCGCAGTGGCATGCGGCAAATGATGGAGCACCTGATCGTCCAGCAGGAGAAGAAACGGCTGGTTTTTGTGCGGGGCATTGTGGGCAATGCAGATTCAGAAGTGCGGGAAGAGGTGTTTTGCAGCAGCCTGCAGGAACATGGGCTTGAAGTGCAGGAAGACTTCGTGCTGGATGGAGGGTTCTCTTTTCAGGCCACCTGTGATGCCCTGCAGGAGTTGTTGCAGCAGCGCAGGGATTTTGATGCTGTGGTGTGTGCCAACGATGAAATGGCCGCAGCCACCATCGGGGTGCTGACCCAGCACGGGATTCAGGTGCCGCAGGATGTCGCGGTGGTGGGCTTCGATGACAGCGAGCATTTCCGGGGCCTCACCCCGGCCCTGACCACCGTCCGGCAGCCCTTCGTGGAGCAGGGAGAAGCCCTGGCCCGGCTGGTGCTGGACCAGCTGAAGGGTCAGCAGGTGCAGGACATCTTCTGGGTGCCCACCGAACTGGTGGTGCGGGAATCCTGCGGGCACATCCCCTCCCAGAATGCCGCGTTGCAACAGGTGGACCCGCAACTGCAATCCCATCTGCAGCCCTTGCAAATGGTCTTGACCGAAGCCCTCCGTTCTGGAAACCCTCTGGGCGGTTTGCAACACTGGAAGCAACTTCTGCAGCACCAGAGCCACCTGGATGAGGAAGCAGAGAAGTGGGAACACCTGCTGGCCCTGGCTTTTGAACAGGTGGTGCGTGCCCATCCAGACGTGCCTGCCTTGCCTGCCCTGCACAGCTACCAGCAATTGCAGCAGGTGCTGAGTGGAGCGGTGCACAATGCCATTGGCATCCAGCGCAACCACACGGTGCGCAGTGTGGCCTCACAGCCCCGGCTGTTCTCGGCCCATGGGCTTGCAGAATTCAAGCAGGAACTCGGCTGGTACCTCAGCAACAACGGGGTGGGTCATCTGGTGGTGCTGCTGGACCCCGAGGAGGAAGGGGCTGTCCCCATGGCCCGGCTTTTGCTGCTGGACGGCATGGGTGTTCCGGAAATGGAAGAACAGTTTCCCCTGCTGTCCTTGCTGCCAGAGGATGGCATGCAGTTCGTGGTGGAACAGCATGCTGTGGTGGTTCCCCTGCTCACAGAGCAGCGCATGCTGGGCTACTGGATGTACAGACCCGTGGAAAGCATCCACTTTCATGATGTGGCCCTGGGCAGAACGGTGCTGCAAGCAGTGGAGCAATTTGAGCAGGCCCAGAAATTGCACAACTACTCCACCAGATTGGAAGAACTGGTGGATGAACGCACCCACCAGTTGCGCGAAGAAATCCAGGAAAGGGTCTGGGCAGAGCAGGCCCTGCAGCGGGCCAACGAGGAATTGCAGCGCCACGCTTCGCTGGACGGCCTCACCGGGATTTACAACCGCGGGGCCTTCAACGACCACCTGGAGAAACTGTGGGCCAACCACCAGCGCAGCGGGCAACCCATCGGCATGATTCTGTGCGATGTGGATTTCTTCAAGAAATACAACGACCGCTACGGCCACCTGGAAGGAGACCGCTGCCTGAAACAGGTGGCAGAGGCCCTGTCCCGCAGCGTCCGGCGTGGAGACATCGTGGCCCGTTACGGTGGTGAAGAGTTTGCTGTGATTCTGCCCGGCACCGACCTGAAAGGGGCCTTGCTGGTGGCCGAGCGCATCATGCAGGAGATGTTTGAACTGCAGATCCCCCACCTGGATTCCAGCATCCGTTCTTACGTGACCCTCAGCATGGGGGTGAGCAGCCTGATCCCGGACGCTGGGTCCAGTCAGGCCCTGATCTTGCAGGCAGACCAGCAGCTTTACCAGGCCAAGAACCAGGGCCGGGGCAGGGTGCGCTGGCAGGAGGTTTCGGGGTGA